The proteins below are encoded in one region of Thioalkalivibrio sp. K90mix:
- a CDS encoding O-methyltransferase produces MSNRSIGLDDHLQAYVLDRSLRESSLLAELRAETAGLPEHNMQIAPEQGQFMALLARLVGARRYLEVGTFTGYSALAVGQALPDDGEVVCLDHSEAWTAIARRYWDRAGLAARMDLRLGDARASLRQLEDEGQSGRFDLAFIDADKTGYPEYFETCLRLVRPGGLIMVDNTLWHGRVADRHCDDEDTRAIRDFNQALHRDERIDLSLVPIGDGLSLARRR; encoded by the coding sequence ATGTCCAACCGCTCGATCGGACTCGATGACCATCTTCAGGCCTATGTACTGGATCGCTCGCTGCGCGAGTCCAGCCTGCTTGCGGAGTTGCGCGCCGAGACCGCGGGGCTGCCGGAGCACAACATGCAGATCGCTCCCGAACAGGGGCAGTTCATGGCGCTGCTGGCGCGCCTGGTCGGGGCCCGGCGCTACCTGGAAGTGGGCACCTTTACCGGCTACAGCGCGCTGGCCGTGGGGCAGGCCCTCCCCGACGACGGCGAGGTGGTCTGCCTGGACCACAGCGAGGCCTGGACCGCGATCGCCAGACGCTACTGGGACCGGGCCGGTCTGGCTGCGCGCATGGACCTGCGTCTGGGTGATGCACGCGCCAGCCTGCGCCAACTGGAGGACGAAGGACAGAGCGGCCGTTTCGATCTTGCGTTCATCGACGCCGACAAGACCGGTTACCCGGAATACTTCGAGACCTGCCTGCGACTGGTACGCCCGGGCGGACTGATCATGGTGGACAACACGCTCTGGCATGGCCGGGTGGCGGACCGGCACTGCGACGACGAGGACACCCGGGCCATCCGCGACTTCAACCAGGCGCTGCATCGCGACGAGCGCATCGACCTCTCGCTGGTACCCATCGGCGACGGCCTGTCCCTGGCCCGGCGCCGCTGA
- a CDS encoding SO_0444 family Cu/Zn efflux transporter, whose product MVFEIAQQTLALALTAAPWLLLGLAAAGLVKAFLPEAALQRWLGGPGLAPTVRAAIAGAPLPLCSCGAIPTALALHRGGAGRGPTTAFLIGTPGVGVDSVAISYALLGPLMAVARVAGALVTAITTGLLVGRTRASRTSAGSAQGAGSGCGSSACCDTPATVPPAPPGPWTRLLEGQRYAFGDVLDDIRLWLVAGLVVAGALLTLVPPAALAAYGSGLPAMLLLAVIGIPMYLCATAATPIAVALLAAGVSPGAVLVFLLAAPITSLATLGVFRRELGNAAVSLYLIGIGASTVALGLTLDAGLGLSGLSPAITPGQATEWMPPAVEWVALAVLVVLALHPLRWLNAGRT is encoded by the coding sequence ATGGTGTTCGAAATCGCCCAGCAGACTCTGGCACTGGCCCTGACGGCGGCTCCCTGGCTGCTTCTGGGGCTGGCCGCGGCCGGACTGGTCAAGGCGTTCCTGCCAGAGGCGGCGTTGCAGCGCTGGCTGGGCGGGCCGGGCCTGGCGCCCACCGTGCGCGCCGCTATTGCGGGGGCACCACTGCCCCTTTGCTCCTGCGGGGCGATCCCGACGGCCCTGGCGCTGCACCGTGGCGGAGCGGGGCGCGGCCCGACCACGGCGTTCCTGATCGGCACCCCGGGCGTCGGCGTCGACTCGGTCGCGATCAGCTATGCCCTGCTCGGCCCGCTGATGGCCGTCGCCCGCGTCGCCGGCGCCCTGGTAACGGCCATCACCACCGGCCTGCTGGTTGGGCGAACCCGCGCATCCCGGACCAGTGCAGGCAGCGCGCAAGGGGCGGGGAGTGGCTGCGGGAGTTCTGCCTGCTGCGACACCCCTGCCACAGTGCCGCCCGCACCCCCGGGCCCATGGACCCGCCTGCTGGAGGGCCAGCGCTACGCGTTCGGCGACGTGCTGGACGATATCCGCCTGTGGCTGGTGGCCGGCCTGGTCGTCGCCGGGGCGCTGCTGACCCTGGTGCCACCGGCTGCACTGGCAGCGTACGGCAGTGGCCTGCCGGCGATGCTGCTGCTCGCCGTGATCGGCATCCCGATGTATCTGTGCGCGACCGCAGCCACACCCATCGCGGTCGCCCTGCTGGCGGCCGGCGTCTCACCCGGTGCCGTGCTGGTGTTCCTGCTGGCCGCCCCGATCACCAGCCTCGCGACGCTGGGGGTGTTCCGGCGGGAACTGGGCAATGCGGCGGTGAGTCTTTATCTAATAGGCATTGGCGCCAGCACCGTCGCGCTCGGACTGACACTGGATGCCGGCCTGGGCTTGAGCGGACTGAGCCCCGCGATCACCCCGGGCCAGGCCACCGAATGGATGCCGCCCGCCGTCGAATGGGTCGCACTGGCCGTGCTGGTGGTGCTCGCCCTGCATCCGCTACGCTGGTTGAACGCTGGCCGCACTTAA
- a CDS encoding CopD family protein, which yields MTGYALANLLHLLAVVVWVGGMFFAYMFLRPVAGQQLDGAARLKLWEGVFARFFPWVWASVILLLASGLWMIFGFFGGMGNVHPSVHVMLLLGLVMMAIFAHVFFAPYRRMRQAIAANDTDEGLRRLSQIRVLVGINTLLGLVVIVVATGGRLPF from the coding sequence ATGACCGGCTACGCGTTGGCAAACCTGCTGCATCTACTGGCAGTTGTAGTGTGGGTGGGGGGGATGTTCTTCGCCTACATGTTCCTGCGGCCGGTGGCCGGACAGCAGCTGGACGGCGCAGCGCGCCTCAAGTTGTGGGAGGGCGTGTTCGCGCGCTTTTTCCCCTGGGTCTGGGCGTCCGTAATCCTCTTGCTGGCGAGCGGACTGTGGATGATCTTTGGCTTCTTCGGCGGGATGGGCAATGTGCATCCCTCGGTGCATGTGATGCTGCTTCTCGGGCTGGTGATGATGGCGATCTTCGCCCATGTGTTCTTTGCCCCGTATCGCCGCATGCGTCAGGCGATCGCCGCGAATGACACCGACGAGGGCCTGCGCCGGCTGTCCCAGATCCGGGTGCTGGTGGGCATCAACACCTTGCTGGGCCTGGTCGTGATCGTGGTGGCCACCGGGGGCCGTCTGCCCTTCTAG